In a genomic window of Pseudanabaenaceae cyanobacterium SKYG29:
- the eno gene encoding phosphopyruvate hydratase (catalyzes the formation of phosphoenolpyruvate from 2-phospho-D-glycerate in glycolysis) → MAVLAATTIDSIRAWEVLDSRGRPTLAVQVNLADGDVGVAMVPSGASTGTFEAHELRDGDPQRYGGAGVLKAV, encoded by the coding sequence ATGGCTGTACTCGCTGCGACCACGATTGACAGTATTCGCGCCTGGGAGGTGCTCGATTCGCGGGGGCGTCCGACGCTGGCGGTGCAGGTGAATTTGGCCGATGGGGACGTGGGAGTGGCCATGGTGCCGAGTGGAGCCTCGACTGGGACGTTTGAAGCGCACGAACTGCGCGACGGGGACCCGCAACGCTACGGTGGGGCTGGGGTGCTCAAGGCGGT